In Mytilus trossulus isolate FHL-02 unplaced genomic scaffold, PNRI_Mtr1.1.1.hap1 h1tg000128l__unscaffolded, whole genome shotgun sequence, one DNA window encodes the following:
- the LOC134700264 gene encoding uncharacterized protein LOC134700264 yields the protein MKFYDKLVDIIILLFIVIISSTDASCSFPTEISGVWHSAHKGALTFNDTHLTGYPIYMSVSVQSLNFSCEESSGDYFMLKATETAFIFNNDIRAYLCLYMKRISEYKYYYQLGTNVDLTNNDHIKGTLEGSTVVMSDVCNRATPYEASTYIVLVKDGSPASGMGEATCSNALLANYGSVSITAASGASCSSTTFDGCTVKTGQTYTYDGGCSTIPFSSSGNFVCMKSVTSNGYAYLSVWNNDTSVANGDYQFSCLVISQSSSGKTTYATEVPNYCSDTTQTSTALPSGATEGNIYVFSSQTETCATIVEGQSNAVFYATIFFGALTLIAVTVLIVVLLKTKGCPKCCCPPCSCFRSCPSCPSCSCFRCKSCKRNKVGDSGEHDPESGEYPQEDGRPDDVANTIFRLPPFDAFKPKRPIPIGPVVEASIMPLPKVEPLYARYTDNRIKRTASMRSIGSIFSFKMKF from the exons atgcCAGTTGCTCATTTCCTACTGAGATATCAGGCGTATGGCACAGTGCCCACAAAGGGGCGTTAACATTCAACGACACCCATCTTACAGGGTATCCTATATACATGTCTGTTTCAGTGCAGTCATTAAACTTTTCATGCGAAGAGAGTAGCGGCGATTATTTTATGCTGAA AGCAACAGAAACAGCTTTTATATTCAACAATGATATAAGAGCATACTTGTGCTTGTATATGAAAAGAAtatctgaatataaatattattatcagTTGGGTACAA ATGTGGACCTTACAAACAATGATCATATCAAAGGTACCTTAGAGGGTTCAACTGTAGTAATGTCAGATGTCTGTAATAGGGCAACACCTTATGAAGCTAGTACTTATATAGTACTGGTTAAAGATG GTTCCCCTGCTTCGGGAATGGGTGAAGCCACTTGTTCGAACGCCCTATTGGCCAATTACGGTTCTGTATCAATAACTGCTGCATCCGGGGCTTCTTGTTCTAGCACAACGTTCGATGGATGTACTGTCAAAACTGGACAGACTTATACCTACGACGGAGGATGCTCTACAATCCCATTTTCAA GTAGTGGAAACTTTGTATGTATGAAATCTGTTACAAGTAATGGGTATGCATATTTATCTGTATGGAACAACGACACAAGCGTTGCGAATGGAGACTATCAGTTTTCCTGTCTA GTAATAAGTCAATCATCCTCAGGAAAAACTACGTACGCTACAGAGGTACCCAATTATTGTTCCGATACAACACAAACTTCAACGGCTCTTCCTTCAGGTGCAACAGAAGggaatatatatgtgttttcaagTCAAACGG AAACCTGTG CTACCATTGTTGAAGGACAGTCAAATGCAGTGTTTTATGCTACCATATTTTTTGGAGCTTTGACATTAATTGCCGTCACGGTTTTGATAGTGGTTCTCTTGAAAACAAAAGGGTGTCCGAAATGTTGTTGTCCACCGTGTTCTTGTTTTCGTTCATGTCCGTCATGTCCATCATGTTCCTGTTTCCGATGTAAGTcttgtaaaagaaacaaagtgGGAGATAGTGGTGAGCACGATCCGGAATCTGGCGAATACCCACAGGAAGACGGTAGGCCAGATGACGTGGCGAATACAATATTCAGATTGCCACCATTTGATGCGTTCAAACCGAAAAGACCAATTCCAATTGGTCCAGTTGTGGAGGCAAGTATTATGCCGTTACCTAAGGTTGAGCCATTGTATGCTAGATATACAGACAATAGAATAAAACGAACAGCATCAATGAGGTCCATTGGAagtatttttagttttaaaatgaagttttga